The Oncorhynchus tshawytscha isolate Ot180627B unplaced genomic scaffold, Otsh_v2.0 Un_contig_3872_pilon_pilon, whole genome shotgun sequence genome includes the window CTGAATGTCTTCCCACAGTGGGAGCACtggaaaggtttctctcctgtgtgaatcctCTCATGGCTTTTCAAGCCAGACTGTTGGCGGAAGCGCTTCCCGCACTGGGAGCAGAGGTGAGGTTTCCCTCCGGTATGGATTCTCTGGTGAGTTCTGAGGTCTGCCGACGAGGTGAAACTCTCCTCACACTGATCACAGCCATAATGAGTTTCTCcagtgtggaccctctggtgtaATTTCAGACTATATTTTGACGAAAATCTTTTCTCACACAGTAAACAGCTGTAAGGCTTCTCTTCTGTGTGGGTTCGCTTGTGCAATAACAGCTGACTTGAGGTACAAACGCTTATCCCACAATCTgaacagctataaggcttctcgcCTGTGTGTCTCTGCAGGTGTACTTTAAACTGGCTTGAATAACaaaaactctttccacattgatcacagttataaggcttctctcctgtgtgtgttctctggtgtacttTCAGTTCTTGTAACTGAGCAAAACTCTTCCTACACTGGgaacagctataaggtttctctcctgtatggATTGTCTGGTGTTTTTTTAGTGCTGATGAAGATTTgcaactcttcccacagtcagagcagcggtGAGGTTTCATCCCTGTAGGTTTCCATTCATGTTTCTCgaggtgttctgatctggagagactttTCTCTGCCTTGTCAGCATCAGGATGTTGTTGAGGCGCCCCAGAGGATCCAGGATagtcatgtctctctcctgtgtaaacAAAACAATTTATAAAACAGTGAATACAGTGTAAGTCTTCATCATAAACTATCAGTCCTAGAGAAGTTGAATCACACAGCTGTGTTGTCAAAACAATATTACTTCCTCCTACAGACCACATTattaacacaccaacacaccccttAACAATCCAGACCACATTATTAATGCACCAACACACCCCTTAACAATCCAGACCACATTATTAATGCACCAACACACCCCTTAACCCCCAGACCACATTATTAACACATTGACACACCCCTTAACCCCCAGACCACATTATTAATGCATTAACACACCACTAAAACCTCCTACTTACTTTGATCAGTCaaatctccctcttcctcctcatctcctcctctcacagtTCCACTCAGCCCGGGTGTTTTCCTGCAGTCGTCCAGCCACACAGACGCCCTCTTCAGACCCCGCAGTAAGGCACTCCTGGGAGAGGTACAACCCAGGGACTGGAGGGAGGAAGGTGGCGAAGTAGGCTTGTCCTGGAAATAAaaaagagacagaaatagagactAGAATGAAGCAGGGAGGGAAACACTCCTACCTGTAAAGAAGTGGTCACCATGCCAACAATAAAGCCTTGTAACTCCTGTTTATTTAAAGAAGTGGTCACCACGCCAACGATAACCATGCCGGTACCATCAGTGAAGTAATATAAAAAAAAGCACATTATTTAAATTTATGCTCAGCTGTGCCTCGCAAGTAAATACATCAACTGATCTGAAGTTCTGAAATAAAATATGGCCTGAGAAgaacaatattggcaggccaaacatagccaatatgctgtgataatgtattaagTCTACTGCACAGACTACAGAACTGGTTTTATTAGGCTCATGTTGCATAGGTGGACATAAATTGAGTGCTAAATCTCGGCTGGCATTTTAGCACTGAACGTAATCTTGACTCAGAGAAGGATGGAGTCCACTGCTGTTTTTTCCATTTTGAAATCTCAAGTCTTTCCTTGATTCTTTCCTTTCCTTGATTCTTTcctttccttgattcctcaaTCGGGCCATTCTGCCTCCTCAAAAAGCATTGGAGGAGAAAGTCCAAGGAGGAGGAACCTCAGATCTTCTCCTCCAATGTCTGTACAGTATAGGAAGGATTCTGAATCAAGAAGAATCCAAGACAGACTGTTGAGAATCAGAAATGCTTTCTGACTGGGATGTACTCACACCACTCTCCCTCTGCTCTGGGGTATGCCTCTCTGGAGATGACTCCGCCTCCAGCCCGTTGCTAGGAAACCAATCCTTGTCCTGCATGTCCCATTCCTCACCGCAGGTTGTAgcatcgtcatcatcatctgacTGGCTGGGACTCATGGGTGCCACAGTAGATTCTTCCTGCATCCTCCTGATGTCATCTTTCAGTCGGAGTAACCAAGACATTCCCTGCTCCTCCGATTTGACTGAATCTGCATTTTCCCACATTTCCTCCATGAGTTTACGTCGCAACGAGCGATGGTTCTTTCCTTTAACTTGGGAGCCATCTATTCCACAGCGTTCACACAGGTATAGTATATTGTCCTTAGTTAGAGTAAATAAACTCTGTTCGATTTCATCCAACAATGTTTCCTTCTCTTCACTCATGTTTTCCTGCTGttgggaacaacaacaacaatgcagTCAATGgcaagacagcaggaagtccatacactttagatgacctgtagtagaagacagcaggaagtccatacactttagatgacctgtagtagaagacagcaggaagtccatacacctGTAATAGAAGAATGATACATCACAACACAGTATTGACAGTGTAATATGATTATTTACGACATTTACCGGTGTTCTCTTCTCATCACCTAATGCAACTACTGTAGATCTAGGTGtaggctgatcctagatcagccacAAGAGGCTGTCACTATTTGTGAGATTCAGATGTTTGGTTGGAATTTTTCAATTAAGAAGAATTGCCAAGTTTGTCGACTACACAACGAAGGGACTTGTTTAATACATTTAGATTCTTCATGTCAAAGGTAAGTGAGTGTCCAAGGCCCCTTTGTAAGAGAGAACAGTATTTCCTTAGTCTGTATGTTTATGTAatgttttcattattaaagtTTTTCCACAAGAATTCGCCAGCCAACGTTTGGCAACGGAGTTAGTCTAGCCTAGCTTCCACAAGAACAACGTTAGCTTCCCTGGCAACGGACCCGCTAGCAGCAACGTTAGCTTCCCTGGCAACGGACCCGCTAGCAGCACGGAGTATGAGAAACATAGAACTGGGAAGGGAAAAGGCTTTATTTTGAACCCTTTGGAAATGTGTCATTTTACACAATTCAATTATAAAAGGGGGTATTCATGAACTGCCGCCTGTCTACCATAGCGTATTGTGGCATCCTCTCCTGAAAACATTTCAAGGGAACTCAGGAGATttttgtggctcagttggtagagcatggtgcttgcaacccGCACGAAAATTGTATCCactcgttctggataagagcatctgctaaatgactgaaatgtcaaatgtaaatccTGGACACCCACCTCCAGTAGTTGCTTTACACGTGTTGGAGAGATTAAGTCAAGACCGGGAGGGGTTGATCCACCAGAGTTATTTAAAAGACGACTGgacaatatatacaatatatacaataTCAAGATTTTATGGGCatagacagtaccagtcaaaagttgacacctactcatacAAAAGGtttattttttctttctttttactattttctacattgtagaataatatgaaataatacgtatggaatcatgtagtaaccaacaaaaaaaagtaaacaaattccaaatattttagattcttcaaagtatccaccctttgctgTAGCGTTTAGATTTCCCTtcgctggaactaagggacccgaaccatgaaaaacagccccagaccactgCATGCTCCTGGCACCTGCCAAACCCAGagtcgtccgtcggactgccagatggtgaagataataaatcactccagagaactcgtttccactgctccagagtccaatggcggcaagctttacaccacgatggccgatgcttggcattgtgatAATACATCACCCACAAGCGATAATGCATCATCACCCACAAGTGATAACGCATCACCACCCACAAGCGATAATGCATCATTAACAAGTGAtaggtgacaatattagcctatcagacTATTATTGTTTTAATGTTGTCTTTACGTATACTAACTAAtacatgtgtgaaatttgttttgatttagaatggaccattaacATGAACCTGTCTCGGAACATGGGCAGGTGAAAAAACATgtcatctacagtggggcaaaaaagtatttagtcagccaccaattgtgcaagttctcccacttaaaaagatgagtaatttgagtaattttcatcataggtacacttcaactatgacagacaaaatgagaaaaagaaaatccagaaaatcacattgtaggatttttaattaattaatttgcaaattatggtggaaaataagtatttggtcacctacaaacaagcaagatttctggctctcacagacctgtaacttcttctttaagaggctcctttgtcctccactcgttacctgtattaatggcacctgtttgaacttgttatcagtataaaagaaatgttgtgcaacatgaagtgtttgattagattttcgatgacatttgcattgatgtcaaggGACAATGAGTGccgagtaccaggcagttagcaaatTTGGTAGATTACTAAATGACCCTCAGCAGCATCAGaccttggagaagcctaattactaaTTACTACTCACACCTATCTGTTTGATGTCTCAGGTAGCCCCAGCGAAAGccagcatggatagaatgcaCTCCCatagatctgaaataattggatggtgaaacttaCATCCAGCCAATCAGAAAAAAGCCAGGCAAAGCAATTCAGATattcttgaaagtcaggacaatACTTATTCTGCAAAGAAAATGTTTTATTAGTTAGAATTAAAAATGTGGAGTGGAGCTTATAGTTAAACGATGACATCACGATGCCCCATGTACCTTTAAATGTATACGGCAATCATCAATTATTCACCATCATTTGTCATAAAGTTAGGCAAAAGACACATCCACCTGTGCTGAAGAAATCCTATATCTGCCGCTTCCATTACATGTCGCAATGATTTGCGTACTGTAGCGAAATTTAACGACTACGTGGCTTCATTTAGGGAGTTTTCAGAACCCTCCAGTTTACTTTTATTCGAAAACGGTGCTAGCGAAAAATTCAGCTACATTTCAGGCTGCCTTTGAAGATTTCTATGGTTTGGATAGCATTTAGCGAGTTCTCACACTCAATTCTGCCGCAAACGAGAGCTGGAGAAGCAGAAAAGAACAAATGGAACCGGAGGTAGAAAACGCAACAATAAGGCAAACTGGTTCTGTGACGTCACCGCGGCAACGTTAAAACGTCATCTAGCGACTAATCAACGAGCCAATAGTCCGGCACAGTTGACACGTTATAATAACCATAAAAACACAGAAATGGCTCCAATAGTTTTTCCGCCATTCAGTTTTCACATGTTGAATAAAAAAATAGAAAGTAAACGTGTGTTTGGTGTAGGCTCAACTTGGCATGACGCTTTGATAGCCTTTGTAATTATCTTAGGGCAAGGTGAATTTGATTAAAATATTAGCCTCAATTTGCTCCCCGAAATTAGCAATGCTAATTATTGATAAAAGTGACTTTGTCCATTAGAGATTTGTGAGGTTataaaacgtcacgccagggtaagacGACACAAAGTAGATCTAAAATGCACAAATTCACGGTGAAAAGAATATTAAACCATTTCCGGGTTTTGTGactatgagtcataatacccagaaAGCCTAGttgtcaaacagggaaatgtttTTAGAACCACTTCAAATAAGGGTTGTGTTTTGATAACAGTGTAAATCtttctaggacaaggtgacttatcaACATCgtcgcctgtatttaccccctAAAATGTAACGCCagttagctgctaatgtggctatcataaggAACTATAAATGCCATGGTGATCTGGACGAGCCTGCCGAATTGATGCAAATATCTCTGGATTAACTAATgctagctaaatgtagtaattaataaattgtaatttctttaaattgacaattttgtgaactgtcttgtgcacgttttaaattgacacaatacctgttagcacaGGTGTCAGCTAGCTATGACATGAAGTTAGCTTGCAGGGACTTGTAGTCCTGCATATTTACTTTAATACGAATTATTATTTGAAATTAAGAGTAAATAGAGAATAATATATTGATAAGTCATCTTGTCCTaaagagatttacacggttatcaaaatgtcacgccagggtaCGCTCTTATTTTAAGTGTCTCTAAAAATCCCTTATGGGAAAGGGAATGGTGAAAAGAAACtttccttgtttgaccgctaggttttatgtgTATACGGTAGTACTCCAGCTAATCTTCCTTAAAAATAGTTGGCAACACCCATGGCTCGTCAATATTGCCGCAACCAAATCAACTGCTTGCGGCATTTCACAACGTCGTTTAAAAGGCATCGACATGAAAATAAAACTATGGTTGATATGAACCACTCATCTTTGCAACGGCGCATTATCTGGCTAGCTAAATTCACCAAGGACTAGTTAGTAACAACAATGTTTGTGTGACAGTCACACTGCCGGGTTTATTTGCGCGGCACAAAACTGGAATTGGTATCATATGAACGCTGAAAACCCAGCTACGCCGTTCATAGGTGCACAAAAACATCCGGTTGTAGTACATAAGTAACCAACTTACCAGGTACCTTGTAGAAAAcagctaacgttaggtagctaccAAGCGTCTGCCCACCGTTTTTTCCCCCCCATGTGGAAAAGGTAGATAGCTAGCTACCCATATCTCTTCAGTTTCAGCTAATGATCCTTTACGTCAAAACAAAAAGTTGACCTGTGGATATTGTATTTTGTTTATTAAGAGAATAACATATCGCTTGAAAGCTACATAAGTAGCACGACTGTCAGCTACCATCTTTAGCAGCCACTTCCGCTTTGACTGACGTTATTACGTTCAGTCACGCAGGCCACAGCAATCGAGTATCGAGATAGcatataaatacatggatgaCGCTTCGTGTAACTAATCTTACACTTCAGGTAAAACTTGATGCATTTTTATTTGTTCACTGGAGAATTAGTAAAGTGAAACAAAACAGGTATTCCAAAGTTCATAA containing:
- the LOC112248005 gene encoding zinc finger protein 2 homolog, encoding MSEEKETLLDEIEQSLFTLTKDNILYLCERCGIDGSQVKGKNHRSLRRKLMEEMWENADSVKSEEQGMSWLLRLKDDIRRMQEESTVAPMSPSQSDDDDDATTCGEEWDMQDKDWFPSNGLEAESSPERHTPEQRESGDKPTSPPSSLQSLGCTSPRSALLRGLKRASVWLDDCRKTPGLSGTVRGGDEEEEGDLTDQRERHDYPGSSGAPQQHPDADKAEKSLSRSEHLEKHEWKPTGMKPHRCSDCGKSCKSSSALKKHQTIHTGEKPYSCSQCRKSFAQLQELKVHQRTHTGEKPYNCDQCGKSFCYSSQFKVHLQRHTGEKPYSCSDCGISVCTSSQLLLHKRTHTEEKPYSCLLCEKRFSSKYSLKLHQRVHTGETHYGCDQCEESFTSSADLRTHQRIHTGGKPHLCSQCGKRFRQQSGLKSHERIHTGEKPFQCSHCGKTFSHRATFKAHQRTHTGEKPYQCSQCRRSFSQMGHLKVHQQTHAKVRSHLCPQCGKGYYSLDIYNAHMRTHNGEKTHQCTDCPKNFLTLTQLKTHQRTHTGEKPYVCDQCGKSFAESGSLTLHQRSHTGEKPYHCSECGKSFARSGALKKHQLTHTGEKPYSCGQCGKRFPRSDTLATHMRTHTGEKPYRCDPCGERFSYHRCLVKHMKTHVGDTPALERPITLGLGVEGPIHQPITPGLG